One stretch of Hevea brasiliensis isolate MT/VB/25A 57/8 chromosome 12, ASM3005281v1, whole genome shotgun sequence DNA includes these proteins:
- the LOC131171426 gene encoding probable LRR receptor-like serine/threonine-protein kinase At3g47570 — MAFSKPSFYTLVHPQVFLFFFINLGCLQASASVRETDELALLEFKQGISDPHGIFNSWNDSLHFCNWTGITCGRRHQRVISLVLEGQNLFGSISPHIGNLSFLRLINLQNNTFHGEIPQQVGKLFRLQEFLLGNNSLQGEIPLNLSRCSQLKMIYLQSNNLTGKIPAELGSLMKLEIIELRYNYLTGEIPRSLGNLSSLTIFSALNNNLEGSIPNEMGQLKSLKHVIVGGNRLSGIISPSLFNITSLSTLGVASNQLNGSLPDNICFTLPNLQTFAFGENYFSGPVPNSLSNASHLEAFDISDNNFVGQVPSNLGNLQSLSWLNFELNNLGSNSSSDLLFLTSLTNCSNLEALSIYWNNFGGVLTDSVANFSTGLIRLYMGGNEITGIIPAAMENLVNLIVLELEENLFTGFIPSQFGKLQKLQSLLLGYNQLSGRIPSSIGNLTQLSSVLLSGNKLEGSIPSSIRNCQHLYAVHIAENRLSGELPEEVLGLTSLSKILNLSFNSFTGHLPTEVGKLKNVNTLDISENNLSGEIPETIGGCLSLEYLYMQGNFFQGTIPSSLASLKGLQYLDLSRNNLSGQIPKDLQEIPYLQYLNLSFNDLEGEVPERGVFTNASALSLIGNNKLCGGVPELGLPKCPTKILKKVKSHTLKLVVAIVCVVPTLLSILIFFLIRWMRKSRTKPSVAPLEMNHLLKVSYKDLYQGTDGFSCSNLIGSGGFSSVYKGFLPQVQTPVAVKVLNLEQTGAIKSFMAECNSLGNIRHRNLVKLVTCCSSLDYKTNAFKALIFEYMGNGSLEKWLHPCAEGENQKRSLNLLQRLNIAIDVASALHYLHDLCGKPIIHCDLKPSNVLLDDEMVAHVSDFGLAKLFSINSNLSLSQISTTRINGTVGYVAPEYGMSGIASKEGDVYSYGILVLEMFSERRPTDEMFKEGINLHNFVKAALPKRLLQIVDPTLLPKEIANEECDDDATMEAEETNHHQNLSQVTTNLRQCLVSMLEIGVACSMESPMERMNMADVMNKLHLIKKTFLNIQMEGD; from the exons ATGGCGTTTAGTAAACCCAGCTTTTATACACTTGTGCATCCGCAAgtgtttcttttcttctttattaACCTAGGATGCCTGCAAgccagtgcttcagtgagagagacAGATGAACTTGCTTTGCTCGAATTCAAACAAGGGATAAGTGATCCACATGGTATCTTCAACTCATGGAATGATTCTCTCCATTTCTGCAACTGGACTGGAATCACATGCGGTCGACGCCATCAAAGAGTCATCTCCTTGGTCTTAGAAGGGCAGAATCTGTTTGGATCCATATCACCACATATTGGTAACCTCAGTTTTCTCAGGTTGATCAACCTCCAAAACAACACCTTCCACGGTGAAATTCCACAGCAAGTTGGCAAGTTATTTCGACTGCAAGAATTTCTTCTCGGAAATAATTCATTACAAGGTGAAATTCCACTCAATTTGAGTCGCTGCTCCCAACTCAAGATGATATATTTACAGTCGAATAATCTCACTGGAAAAATTCCAGCAGAACTTGGCTCTCTGATGAAGCTAGAGATTATTGAACTTCGTTATAACTATCTGACTGGAGAAATTCCACGTTCTCTAGGCAACCTTTCATCACTTACAATATTTTCTGCCTTGAATAATAATTTAGAGGGAAGTATTCCAAACGAAATGGGTCAATTAAAAAGCTTGAAGCATGTCATCGTTGGAGGTAATAGATTATCAGGTATAATCTCTCCATCTCTTTTCAACATCACATCTTTGAGTACTCTGGGGGTTGCATCCAACCAACTTAATGGGAGTCTACCTGACAACATTTGCTTCACTCTCCCAAATCTTCAAACTTTTGCATTCGGCGAAAACTATTTCTCTGGCCCAGTCCCAAATTCGTTGTCCAATGCATCCCATCTTGAAGCATTTGATATCTCTGATAACAATTTTGTGGGACAAGTTCCCTCCAATCTTGGAAATTTACAGAGTCTCTCATGGCTGAACTTCGAGCTCAATAATCTTGGAAGTAACTCATCTAGTGACTTGCTTTTCTTGACCTCCTTGACGAACTGTAGTAATCTAGAAGCTTTGTCTATCTATTGGAACAATTTTGGAGGTGTCTTAACAGACTCTGTAGCCAATTTTTCAACTGGGCTCATTAGAttatatatgggaggaaatgaaaTCACTGGAATTATTCCTGCGGCAATGGAGAATCTTGTCAACTTAATTGTTTTGGAATTGGAAGAAAACCTTTTCACAGGTTTCATCCCTTCTCAGTTTGGAAAGCTTCAAAAGCTACAATCATTACTTTTAGGCTACAATCAATTGTCAGGTCGAATTCCATCCTCCATTGGTAACCTCACTCAATTATCTAGTGTATTGCTGTCCGGAAACAAATTGGAAGGAAGCATTCCTTCAAGTATTAGAAATTGCCAACATTTATATGCTGTACATATTGCAGAAAATAGACTCAGCGGAGAGTTACCTGAGGAAGTTTTAGGTCTTACTTCTTTATCAAAAATACTGAACTTATCTTTTAACTCTTTCACTGGGCACTTACCAACAGAAGTGGGAAAGCTTAAAAATGTAAATACACTAGATATCTCAGAAAACAATCTTTCAGGTGAAATTCCTGAAACCATTGGAGGTTGCTTGAGCCTAGAATATCTTTATATGCAAGGAAATTTTTTCCAAGGAACCATCCCTTCATCTTTAGCTTCCCTTAAAGGCCTTCAATATTTAGATCTTTCGCGAAACAACTTGTCAGGACAAATTCCCAAAGATCTCCAAGAAATCCCTTATCTCCAATACTTGAATCTTTCGTTCAATGATCTTGAGGGAGAGGTACCAGAAAGAGGAGTATTTACTAATGCCAGTGCATTGTCACTGATTGGGAATAACAAGCTTTGCGGTGGTGTCCCAGAACTTGGTTTACCAAAATGCCCTACTAAAATCTTGAAGAAAGTGAAATCCCACACTCTTAAGCTAGTGGTTGCAATTGTTTGTGTGGTTCCAACTCTGCTTTCGATTCTGATCTTTTTTCTCATTCGCTGGATGAGAAAATCAAGAACCAAGCCTTCTGTTGCACCCTTAGAAATGAACCACCTTCTAAAGGTATCTTATAAAGACCTTTATCAAGGAACGGATGGATTCTCTTGTAGCAATTTAATTGGTTCAGGTGGCTTTAGCTCTGTGTATAAAGGATTTCTACCTCAAGTCCAAACACCAGTAGCTGTTAAGGTCCTCAACCTCGAGCAAACGGGTGCCATTAAGAGCTTCATGGCTGAATGCAATTCGCTGGGGAATATAAGGCATCGAAATCTTGTTAAGCTCGTAACATGTTGCTCCAGCTTAGATTACAAAACAAATGCATTCAAGgctttaatttttgaatatatGGGGAATGGAAGCCTAGAAAAGTGGCTGCATCCATGTGCAGAAGGTGAAAATCAGAAAAGAAGCTTGAACCTTCTTCAAAGACTCAATATCGCCATTGATGTAGCATCAGCATTGCATTATCTACATGACCTCTGTGGAAAGCCTATCATTCATTGTGACCTGAAACCCAGCAATGTTCTTCTTGATGATGAAATGGTTGCTCATGTAAGTGATTTTGGTCTAGCAAAACTCTTCTCAATCAACAGCAATTTATCTCTGAGTCAAATCAGCACAACTAGAATCAATGGAACCGTTGGTTATGTTGCTCCAG AATATGGAATGAGTGGCATAGCATCGAAAGAAGGAGATGTTTATAGTTATGGAATTCTTGTGCTAGAGATGTTCTCAGAAAGAAGACCAACTGATGAAATGTTTAAAGAGGGAATAAATCTCCATAATTTTGTAAAGGCAGCATTGCCAAAAAGACTTTTACAAATTGTGGATCCAACCCTTCTCCCTAAAGAAATAGCAAATGAAGAATGTGATGATGATGCCACCATGGAAGCAGAAGAAACCAATCACCATCAGAACTTGAGCCAGGTTACAACAAATCTGAGACAATGCCTAGTTTCAATGCTTGAAATTGGAGTTGCATGTTCAATGGAATCACCAATGGAACGAATGAATATGGCTGATGTCATGAACAAGTTGCATTTGATAAAGAAAACTTTTCTGAATATTCAGATGGAGGGTGATTGA